In Mesoplodon densirostris isolate mMesDen1 chromosome 5, mMesDen1 primary haplotype, whole genome shotgun sequence, a single window of DNA contains:
- the LOC132490335 gene encoding N-alpha-acetyltransferase 50: protein MKGSRIELGDVTPHNIKQLKRLNQVIFPVSYNDKFYKDVLEVGELAKLAYFNDIAVGAVCCRVDHSQNQKRLYIMTLGCLAPYRRLGIGTKMLNHVLNICEKDGTFDNIYLHVQISNESAIDFYRKFGFEIIETKKNYYKRIEPADAHVLQKNLKVPSGQNADVQKTDN, encoded by the coding sequence ATGAAAGGTAGCCGGATCGAGCTGGGAGATGTGACGCCACACAATATTAAGCAGTTGAAGAGATTAAACCAGGTGATCTTTCCAGTCAGCTACAATGACAAGTTCTATAAAGATGTGCTGGAGGTTGGCGAGCTAGCAAAACTTGCCTATTTCAATGATATTGCAGTAGGTGCAGTATGCTGTAGGGTGGATCATTCACAGAATCAGAAGAGACTTTACATCATGACACTAGGATGTCTGGCACCATACCGAAGGCTAGGAATAGGAACTAAAATGTTAAATCATGTCTTAAACATCTGTGAAAAAGATGGCACTTTTGACAACATCTATCTGCACGTCCAGATCAGCAATGAGTCTGCAATTGACTTCTACAGAAAGTTTGGCTTTGAGATTATTGAGACAAAGAAGAACTACTATAAGAGGATAGAGCCCGCTGATGCTCATGTGCTGCAGAAAAACCTCAAAGTCCCTTCTGGCCAGAACGCAGATGTGCAAAAGACAGACAACTGA